The Mauremys reevesii isolate NIE-2019 linkage group 19, ASM1616193v1, whole genome shotgun sequence genomic sequence AGTAACTCAGACAGATCTGCTGGGAAAAGAACGGTTGCTATGCAGGGTGTtgtagcccagggcccagtctAGGAGTGGGAGAATCACAGAATTCCAGCCCAGGAGAGATCAAAGCCTGGTACTTGAGGGGGTGCATTCGGAGGGGACAGAGAAGAGGGGACAAGAGGTTCAGCTAGCACTGAGACCATGACGGGGGCATTTTGGGTAGTCTGGAGGGGTGTAAGGCAAGTGCCAGGTAGGTCACAGAGGTTTCACTAGTCTAGGCAAGAGTCCAGGGCATGACACTTCTGTAGCAGGGCAGAAAGGAAGCACTTCAGAGATGTTTGGGAGGAGATCAACAGGAGAGGAGTCAAGAATGATACCTGGGGGTGGGCCATTCCCAGCAGGGATGGTGAAACAATCTCCTCTGATGGGGAGGTGAGGGATTGAGAGAGAGCTGGAGAGTACTTGGAATCCAAAGGACAGCAGGAagggtggggagtggagagagactAGCACAAGAACAGAGTTCAGGAGAAATGGGTAGACAACAAAGGGACGGGATAACTAGGAGAAAgaaggtgctttttaaaaatagaaaattggAGAATTTAAAAAGAGAATTGAGAGGGAAAAAAGAAAGTAGGTGTGGAGTCCAGTGGGATGAGATGAGTTTGGAAGGAGAGATGAAGAGGATAAAGAATTGGAAGAAGGAAATAAGCAAGAAGAGAAACATGCAGCTTTAGGGTGCTGGATTTAGTGTAATTGATTTATGCGCCTTTATTTTGCTGTACTTCCCAGAAAGATGTCCTGTATCTctgagtttggggtggaggagaggggtggGTTTTTTGAGCGTTTATCTTCAGGACCCTGTAGAATTGTGCAGAACTGGCCACAGAATTTACCTCTTGATACAGAATTGAGCAGCAGAATTTCaactttttataattttataacacttttttaaaagtgAAGAAAACTTTCAAAATATGAACCAAATAGAAATTAATGCAgtgctgtcttcctgagtctgtcGGCAGCCTGAAACTGACTCTGAGCATTGTGAATTGCCCCATTCATGTTAATCATATTGACTCTGAAACCTAGGGATAGTTTACAAGTTGCcgttgttaactatttcactgctgatcattttactAGAAACTTCCAGTCTGTATGTCTATCCCACATTCCCGAACAGCTTCCCACTCCACCTCAAGTGCCAAAACCCCTAAATGCCTTGTGTTCAGCTGCCAAAGCCTCCTGCTTTCCCCTAACAACCATTTTGATTTAGTTATAATATTTCCAAACTTCCACACCATCGTGAGAATGTGGCGGTAGGATAAAGGGAATGATGTCAAATTAAACAAagtgctgagctgagctggaaCAGCCTCAGTGTTCCCCTCATTTCAATGGGACAGATGCTCATATAGATTCTGCCTGTTGTTTCGCTGACGTGTGTTTAATCCCTACAGTTGTTTTCCGATGCCTCGGCTTCCTAGGTTTCTGTGCAGGGGGCCTTGTTGGTTTTCCCTCTCCCACCGTATGCAGCTCTGTTCTAGTTTCCGTTCTTTGCTATCTGAGAGGAACGACTGCAGGGTTGTAGCCAAGTTAGTTATGCCTGGAAAGTGAGTGTTCTGGACCTTTTGAGATGCTTGCTAATTCCTTTGTGCATATGTAATTTGCAGTGGTATTTCTCAGTAATAGAATGTAAGATCATATTTTTCCCTACAAGTGTAGATAAACATTGGTAGTATATTTTAGCACTGAGTATTACTCTGTGTATGCCCGAGAGAGTCCATAAGAATCATTTATATGCAGAGTATACATTCTGTATCCAAACTACTCTTGTGAAGTGTAACATCACAGACTAATGGTGCAGATGTGCTGGCATATATGAAAATAGAGAATTAAATTGCAACACTGACAACATTGCTATACAAGGTGTCTTGATAGCACATCTTGTGATCAATACACGACGACTAATACTATTGTTAAAACTAAGCAACAGAAAATATACTTGTATGTCAGCTCAGTAAAAATTAAGTTTTCAATTTACTTCTCCTTGTCAGATTGGAAATAAACTAGCATTCAGCTCATTAGTGGTCCAAGTGTGAGTCTGACTAAAGACATAGTTTTAACAGCATTTCCATCTCTCTCCTCCGACTGGCAGATTAGCTGTGATGCTCTGCTCAGGCCCCTGGCGCAGCTCCGTTTGCTTTGCTGCACTCCTGCTCTGACCCTCTGTCCACCCTAGCAGCTCAGAGTTGCTgtgcccactgcccagggcaacCAGCCTTCCTTGGTCTGATCTTGACTGATGGCCAGAAAGCTGCTTGCCCACACAACACTCCTACTTGTGCCAGCTTCTGGGTAGCAGGATTTGTCACAGCCTGATGCCCTGCTGGGGGTGCCAAGCTCAGACCTCCTGCCTCCAACCCCCTCAGAGCGCTGCCTTTCCCTCTGGCCTAGTCTTGCTCAGGAAAGGAGGCAGAGGCTGGAAATGACAGAACTGCTTCTAAAATTAAATTCAGTTAAAGACACAAAAGAAACTAAGAAGAGACCAGGTCTGCAGAAGCGATGGGTTACAGGACTGTGTATTTTGTAAATGTGCACCCGGACTAAAGCCCCAATCTTGCAGACATTTctgcatatgcttaacttcagTAGTAGTCCCGCTGACTCCTAGGGGACTTCTCCCGGGAGGAAAGTTAAGCACAGGCATCAGTGTGTACAGATTTAGAGCCCAAGGCCATAATTCAGGAagtcacatgcttaagtgctatcCTGAATCAGTGCCTATTACCTAACTATGGGCTCGATTCTGCAAACCCTTATTCACATGCGTAATCAGCAGCTCTTCTGACTAATGGTTTGCTGGCTTGGGCTCTCGGGCACAATAGAGTTCCATTATGAAATGTGCATGTGTGCTATTTCTCGGCACGTTCCATGTGACTCTTCTGAACTGATCTCTCCCGCACAGAACCTTACACCTGTGGAGCTTGTGGAATCCAGTTTCAGTTTTATAACAATCTGCTGGAGCACATGCAGTCCCATGCAGGTAAGCCAGGCacttctgatttatttttaaagacttCAGATAAAGCAGAGAATTAAATTCTGCACTGATTCCTCACACTGACCCAGTTGTGTGTCCATAGAGCTTCCTGTGTTTACACTTTCCAGTGTGCCAGTAATTCTACCTCTTATCTGCAGAAAAAAACAAGAGACCAGGGAGCACAAGGCAATGCCTACAGGAGTGCCAGGCTCTCCGATATCTGGTTGTGTTTGTATCTGAGGTCACTTTTCAAAGGAAGATTGAAAGCATGCATGGCATTTGTGCAGAGCATATCAAATTAAATCACTCCTGTCTCATTTATCCCTACAATATCCAGGTACTAATCAGTCACCTCTCCTATTGGGGTCAAAATTCCCTGGGCAGATGAAATCCCTTGTCCCCTCAAGGTAGTTATCCTAAAACTGAGAGACGGCTTTTGTCCCACAGATCCTGTCACATGTTTGTATTGACTAGAGCTCTGTGGGGGATGGAAAGTCTATTTCACGAAGGCTTTCATGATTTCCACATTTAACTTCACTCCTATAGAAATAAACCGTGAAATTTCTACTTTCTCCATCAAAGACAATTCTAGGAAAAAATCCATTTGGAGTCAATcgaactgtttaaaaaaatcaaaaagggaCATTTTGACATTGTCCAAATTTCCCCTCCAAAAAACCATTTGGGTGAAATTGACACACTTTCGCGAAGTGTTCCATCTTTGAAACTGCATTCTCCAACAGAAAAGCCTTTCTCCGTGTTTCGACCAGCTCTAGTATTTACCTTGTGTGTTTGCACTGGGAGAATCTCCATCTCTCCTTGCACTTGGAACACAGTGTAAGCACACAGTGATTGCCATGACTCTGGGGAGAATCCCTGACTCATAGATGGGGTGGGAAGGGATAGGAgagatggggggcaggcagggacatGTGCAGTGAGGGAGGAATGTCAGTCTGAAGGCCACATGTAAGTGTTTCAGAAAAATGATCATCTGCAGGCTCTTCCTCTTCACTCCATCACATGTTCTGCGCTAATAAACTCACAGACCTCGTTTCTGTATATTCTGCGGCATGTATGTTATTAGCTTAGGATACAGTTGTGTtaacattatttttattcttaCTGAGCTGTGCCCTCTGTCACCTCACCCTGCTCTCTAGATACTTATAAATCACAGTGCTCTGATTGGCCGCAGTCCTCAGAATGTCCCATCCCCATGTCCACAGAAAATATAATACCCTCCCTGCCTATCACCTAACTTAACCCTCGTCTGACACCTGTCCCTTGCACCTCCTTTCTGCCTATCTTGGATCTTCATGTGGTGCCTATCGCACCATGGTACGTTAGCTCCCCATCCttccccccatttcccccccgcAAGGGAGAGTTCGTTTTCCCTCCCATTTCCCACTAAGAGTAATAATGGCTTGGTAtgaattactttgtatttattatCTGGGTTTAAGGGAGGGGCAAGGCAAAGAGGGTGGCATTGCTAAAGGCAGCTTTATTTATTGGGATGGCAGATTCTGAAGGTGGTAACCAACCAGAGCAATGGTTGAAACAATATAATGACCACAGTTACTGAGAGAGACCCCGTAGTCGCGCATTCAGTGCAGAGCTCTGCATAACTGAGAAATGCAGTTGCAGGTGAGTGTCTGTACTGCACCCCTGCGCTCTCAGTGGCAGGGACTCTTTGGCATActgttgaatgaatgaatgaattgcATAATCAGTGGCACACAGCACGGCTTGTATCCCTTCGCCAGTTGGACTGAGGAATCTGGCGTAACTGTGGATTGTGGAGTACAGTATAACTGTGCCCCTAGTAGAAGCGTATTGCCCTGAGGCGTGTGGGATCTGGTATAACGGCACATTGGACGCATTTGTTGTCATGCAGAAATCCAGTTTAACTTTCAAAACATTTGTAGTAAATGTCTAATCTCTTTTTCCACTCCAAATGAGGAGTCCATTGGTCCCTCCTCCGTAAGTGACTGAAGTCCAGGAACATGCTGCTAGCCCTAAGGAGTGAGAGCAGGGGCTTGTTGGCACTTCAGTGATTCTGGAGGCTAAAAGGGTAATTAGGGAAGATTATAGCTACACAATGGGAAGAAGTGATTAGAATGTAAATTGGAGGCTGAGCTGCAGCACTAGAATGGCAGAACACAAGGCAAAGGAATTTGTTCTGTAATTACACAGTACAATATCCAGCTTTCACTCCCTTTAGGGTACTTTGTTCAGGTCGAGTGCTACCATATAATGCCTTTTCTGCAATCTAgtgctaaaaaataaaaaggacaaCTAGGCTGAACCTGGATTAAAGGATTGGAGGCATGAAGAGAAATTAAAGAACCATGATCTATATAGTTCACAACCTGACTGATAAGGAGGATGAAACTGAAATGCACAAATCTTATTAACTCCGCATTGAACGCCAACGGATAATTGCACATAATAAATCCCCTAGTATTATGAAATAGATAAAGGAAATACCGTTTTTCCCCTGCCAAGACCAGAAGAAGGCTGACATGTGAATGGGCCTTAATGGAACAAAGTTAATAGCAGACACGAGGCATGTCTCATTAACCTACCAGTACATGTGCTGAGTTAATGCCATTTCTGATGTTTGCTATGGAGCAGTTAGAATAGATAAACTTTGGGAAGAACCAGTCGTTTCTGATTCCTAGTTTATCATGTGGGGACGCCTGCTTCTACTTTCTCCCCAACCTCCTCTAGGGACGTGATGTACTAGTAGCCTTTCCTCCAGCTGATCGCTGTCTTGGAGCATGGCACAGGGCCCTGCAAACACTGAACAGTCCATTCTGGACACACCATGTAAAGCTTTGCGTCCCTCAGACATGTCGAGGGACCCATGACATGCCCACACAAATCCCTACCCTGTTATACCTGATCTTCTGCTGCAGAATAGCAGCTTAGTTAGCCAGGTTGTGTTCTGGTTCCATGCATTTCCTGTATCGTCTTTAAATGACTTCGGGTGGGATGTTGGTCCAGTGTGTTGCCAATGCAGCACCCAAACAAGGTGTCTCTCTCCCAGCTTCCAAACTCAAAACTCTCTTTTTCTGTCAGGCTGCTCCTTCTCCCATTAGCTCACTGCAGGCTTGTGATTGGTCCAGTGGACTGCTTGTCAAGATCAACCCATGCAGAAGCCTCCCTATTGGCCACAGCAGAGGTTTTTAGTTCCTTCAGTCTCTGACTCCAAGCATGCTGCTGTAGGTCATGCCTCCTTGGTACGGCTCCTGTCCCCTCTTACGTTGGTTAGCCCACCTAGAGATTGATGAGCCAGCCGGCTACACAGTCACATGAGGCTCTTTTCGCTCATGCAGTAGCCTGTGCATTAAtatccagaggtcccaggttagCTCCCTACTGCTGATGACCCACCCAGCGGCGTGATGTTACACTGGGATTGGGGTCAGAGCACCGTGGCAGCCATCTTAGCTGTAATCCTTTTGGTAGGGACTCAGACCGGGGCTACAGGAGCTGGGAAACCCAAGTGGAAATTACATGAGGATTGGTTGTTTTCAAGCCTTATGATAATATTGTTCTCTACTGTGGGTAGTATATCTATTAAATGCAACAGAAAATGTAATAAATTGGTGTCATACTAATTAAGGAATACAAAAGTAAATGTTAAGTAGTAAATGGAGATTTTCCCCTTTTCTGTTCTGCTCTCTTTAGCCTGCTGTCTTCTGGAGAGTCGGCATTTCTTGTAGCCCCACAACCCATCCTGGCACATGGCtggcattgtgtgtgtgtctcccttAATATCGTGGGGAAATGCTCTTCTTACGCCTCTGATTAACTCCTTCTTGTTTATGCCCCACAGCTGACAATGAGAACAATATTGCCTCTAACCAACCCAGATCACCTCTGACTGTTGTGGAAGAAAAATGGAAACCACAGCTCCAAAGAAACAATGCCAATAATAGTATGTAGCCATGTTTTCTCATTACGTTTCCCTGTAGGCCTTGGACCAATGGCTCTGTACCTGGGGTGGGTCACAGCAATGGTTCAGGCAGGGCGAAGCCCATGTCCTGCACCTGTCGGGAGTACTTCTCTCATGTATTTTTTCTCAGTTAGTCACACCAGATCTCAGGTGCCATTAGCACCCTATAAACTATTGTACTCGTTCCCACTAAAGCGCCTTTGaaatctgtaaaaagcagcagagtcctgtggcactttatagactaacagacgtattggagcatgagctttcgtgggtgaatacccactttgtcggatgcaacctgatgcatccgacgaagtggggattcacccacgaaatctcatgctccaatacgtctcttagtctttaaggtgccacaggactctttgctgcttttgacagatccagactaacacggctcccctctgatatttgaaatCTGTGTAGAGGCTATCTGGAAACTAATAGAAATGTAGTCATGGTAGGGAAAAAGGCTGAGAGAGAGCTCCTGTCTCCGAACTCATTAACAAGACTAGTCTTGCTGGGAGTTGTAACTTCTGGTCTGAGTTTGGATTTCCTTGCCATAGGGAAAGAGATCATTGCCCTATGCATCACCAGAGAGTTACTGGCAGCCAACAAGGTTCTAGCTCAACCACTGATTCGCTAccagactttgggcaagtcacatgatcTTGTGTTTCAGTCACAAACCATGTGGGAAATgggggtatttttaaaaaaaaataaaagcagcagtGATACAATACCTCAGCTGAGCTTCCCTGTGGAAACAGGATGCATTAAAACCCTAATATTTTGTGTCCTATGGTGTGTCCAAAAATGGCAGAAACAACAGTAAAGCCCAGCAGGCGTCACAAAAACTAGACtagagctggggaaggagaaagaaaaccTTAAACTGTACAGGCCTGAACATCAGAGTATTTGACCAAAAAAGCCAGACTTCTTGTACATACAAAACGGAGGTTGATGCAGCTCTTATTAAAATAATGTGATGCTAAAGTGAGTCCTGAATTCTAAATAGAAGAAGAATGGAAAGGCCAACCTAGCACACTAAGACATACGAGGTGAATCGAAGATCTAACTGCTAACCCCGATGCACTGTAAACCAGTACCATCCTTGATTATAACTTAATTAGACAACTCCTAGATCAGTGCCACAGAGAGGTCTCtggggagggacagaggacagCTGCCCAAGGCCATGATGACGGCTGAATCCTGCATAATCCACTTCTGCTGTGCTTCTGTTACTGAATCAGGGAAAACATACTGATAAGCTCCTCTCTGCTGTAAGCAAGAGAAAAAGTCCGTCATCGGTTCAGCAGGGACAGCCTGAATCTAGAAACACTTTGGTATAGAGACCCACTGGTAATCCTAGGTTCAGGAATATATCTGTACCTGCCATACTCTGGGCAAGTGCCTCCTGGTTGGGTCACTCGCAGAGGAGAAATTCTGGCCTTGTTGTTCCTGTTCCTTGGGTAGAAGGAATGATCCTGACaagtttctttcttctttctgttTTTCTGCAGCATCTGCAAGTGGTTCAGTAGCAAACAGTGCGATCCCGGAGAAGGAGCGGCAGAACattgctgaaaggctgctgcggGTGATGTGCACCGACCTCGGAGCTTTGAGTGTGGTGAGCGGGAAGGAATTCATCAAGCTGGCACAGACCTTGGTGGATAGTGGTGCTCGCTACGGTGCTTTCTCTGTCACAGAAATCCTTGGCAACTTCAACACACTGGCGCTGAAGCATTTGCCTCGGATGTACAACCAAGTGAAAGTGAAAGTCACTTGTGCCCTGGGCAGCAATGCCTGCCTAGGCATAGGTGTCACTTGCCACTCTCAGAGCGTTGGCCCTGATTCCTGCTACATCCTGACAGCTTATCAGGTTGAAGGCAACCACATCAAGAGTTATGTCCTGGGAATTAAGGGGGTGGACATCCGAGATAATGGTGATTTTATCCACCACTGGGTGCAGAACGTGATGTCTGAGTTTGTGATGTCGGAAATCAGGACAGTGTACGTCACAGACTGCAAAGTCAACTCCTCTGCGTTCTCCAAGGCAGGCATGTGCTTGCGTTGTTCGGCCTGTGCCTTGAACTCAGTCGTGCAGAGTGTGTTGAGTAAGCGAACACTACAGGCTCGCAACATGCACGAAGTCATCGAGCTCCTGAATGTCTGTGAAGATTTGGCAGGATCCACGGGCCTCTCAAAGGAGACCTTTGGCTCTCTGGAGGAGACGTCTCCCCCACCATGCTGGAACTCAGTGACTGACTCCCTCCTGCTTGTCCATGAGCGTTATGAGCAGATATGTGAGTTCTACAGCAGAGCCAAGAAGATGAACCTCATCCAAAACCTGAACAAGCATCTTCTCAGCAACCTGGCGGCCATTTTGGCCCCAGTGAAACAAGCAGTTATTGAACTGAGCAATGAGAGCCGGCCCACCCTGCAGCTGGTACTGCCCACCTACGTGAAACTGGAGAAACTGTTCACTTCCAAAGCCAATGACGCTGGCATAGTCAGCAAGCTTTGCCACCTCTTCCTGGAGGCACTGAAGGAGAACTTCAAAGTTCACTCTGCACACAAAGTAGCCATGATCTTGGACCCTCAGCAGAAGCTGCGGCCAGTCCCACCATACCAGCATGAAGAGATCATTGGCAAGGTCTGTGAATTGATCAATGAAGTGAAAGAGTCCTGGGCAGAAGAACCAGAATTTGAACCTTCTACCAAGAAACCACGGGCAGCAGGTGAGGCCCCGCCACCTCAGGAAGAAGAGCAGTTTGGGAAAAATGAAGTCTACGATTATTTGCAAGAACCCCTCTTCcaggccacccctgatctatttCAGTACTGGTCGTGTGTTACCCAAAAGCATACGAAACTAGCCAAGTTGGCCTTTTGGCTCTTAGCAGTGCCTGCTGTCGGTGCCAGAAGTGAATGTGTAAATATGTGTGAGCAGGCCCTCTTAATCAAAAGGAGGCGGCTGCTCAGTCCAGAAGACATGAACAAACTCATGTTTTTGAAGTCCAACATGCTTTAAAACTGtcttttaattaagaaaaaaaattaaaacactgttccaaacaaagaaaagaatttaAGTTCTAAACACTGTGGACCTCATTATGAAAGCCCCTGGAAACCAAGTgcttatatatgtgtgtgtatgattttatatgtgtgtgtatgtgtgtgtgtatacacacacacacacacacacacatatatatatatataaaatataataaaaaaataagtttcaGAGGGAAGCCGAGCCCGTATCAGACACAGCCCTCTGCCAGGAACGTGCTCCTTTCCATTAGCTAGCATGTGGACTTGACAGACTTTCTAATGTTTTCAAGTGGGCACACCAATGGGAGGCTGACATTCTAAAATCTTCAGGCAGCTGCGATCTAAAGTGACTtgaagtttattttatttctcctccacccccacccccctcttgtCCCCTGGGCCACCTTGCCATGGATAATCAAACAACATTGACTAGACCGGTTCTCCACTGGGCTTTGCTCCTCTGAAGAACTGTACACCTTGAGGGCATTCGTTTGTAGCCTTCTTAACATATGTTGCGTGTTATGAAGGCCGCTGTGTTTTACAAGCACTAGTATCTCTAGAAATCAGGAAGGGAGACTTTAAGGAAACacatttttttgcattttaatataagaaaaaaaaattatactctTCTGTCTCCACTCCCATTTTTGAGTTTAATGTTTTAGCTAGTGATTTTACCTTTTCGAGTTTGATTTAGAACTGAGAGAAATTATTATGGCAAAGAGTGTCTGTAACTGTTATGTTTTATAGAATTTTTTTTGACAAGATCAACTTTTTTCTGAAGTCCCACTGTAAACTAGCTCATCTCACCTGTGCATcttctatagcagtggttcttaaacttgtTCATAGAGTAGAACAGATCTTCACGGAGGGATTGTCATGTCAATACCTCCTGTCCCATTGAGGACCAACAACATCCCTGTGGGAAATGCTGCAATTGCTTAAATGGAAAAGTAACATTAGCAAAGTAATGTCTTTTTAGTGTCTTTCAATACACTTTAACAGCTAGCTTGGTATGACTGGACAGGTCTCTGTGGACCACCAGCAAGTGATCCACAGGCCACCAGTGATCCACAGGCttcagtttgagaacctctgctataCAGCATTTTTGTAAGCCTTCCCCATACACGTGTCAAAACAATCTTCACATGGTCAAGAACAAACCAAGGTGTATGATATATCAGGGGAGCAGAGGTCATCAGTTTTCAAAATGTAGGGTTTGAAGGAAGCTAAGATAAGCGTATGGGCTTCTGAATGTATGTGCTCCCACTTGGTAACTTCTCGCGTTATTCTGAATGGTTTCCTCTGCTAGCACGAATGTCTTTTAAATACCTATAGTGCATTACACTACTTGATACACTGCTGAATCATTCTGGCTGGTAAGGTCCTGTGACCTTAACTTCATGTTCACTGGCTCTTCAGACATATAGcccattcccacctgcagtaTAGGAGATCGTCATAAAACCCAAGTATCATGAGTCATTTCTGCTGGCAGCACAGGCGAGCTCTTTAACGGTATGTCTGtactgcaaaaaaacccactcagctgacttgggctcgcagagCTTgcgctacagggctaaaaatagcagtgtagatgttccactttgggctggagcccagactctgaGACCTCCTCCACTCGCCGAGTCTCCAGTccaagcaggaacatctacactactatttttagtccCGAGGTGTGAACCCGAGTCACTTgaccgggctctgagactcactgctgctggagctttttttgcagtgtagacaaatcctGAATGTTTGCACACAAAGTTGAGTGGCGTCACACCTGACCTCTTAGATCTGGTGTTCTTGGACAAACTGAATTCTCCACCAAAGGGATTTGGATCCCAATGGCAAAATTAAGTAAATTCCTTTCTTGATGCATCCTCTCACACTTCAAGCAGTTTGCTCCCTAGTTCGAATCACTGGTGACGAGACCAGTCTTACAGATTTATGTGCCCAGATGAGTCTCTAGAGCAGTTCAGTTGGTAACACTATCAACTCTGAACTGAAAGGTTGTGGGTTGAAGTCCGTGAGCAGGATGTGGGTCTGTGCTGCATGCCGACAATGTACTGCTGGGGACAAAGGAGCTGCTGCACACTTAGAGGTACCATCCACTGAACAGACATTAAGCCAAGATTCCTTCTGCCCATCTCTGGCTGCGGTGACAATTAAAGATCCCAAGACACTTGTTAGAAATGGAGGATAAAGCCCAGAGTCCTGGCCGATAAATCTCTCTCCTAGTGGAACAAGTTCTAACGCCCCATGTGAGCACACATCGGTTGCTGTTTGCTTGCAGTCACTTGCACTCCCAGTATCTAACACTTCCCCTCCAGACACCTAGATTATGAAAGGCACTGAATGAGGTTCTCTGTGGCCTGTATTGCTCAGAGCTGGGTGACAATAGTGACCCCTACTTGTTCCAGGCACATCTAAGGACAGCCCTGGGTATGCAGATATCTTTCCCAACAGATCGCTGCCCCTTCCCGGCTAGGGAGCAGCACCTCGTGCAGACTGAATAGGCTGAAGATTGTGTTGGCTTCCTGCCCATGACACCAATGCAAAATCATCCATCTTCTAAATGCAATTGTGAGTGTGGTTGTGGAGGTCTTTATTCTAACAATGTTTCTAGTAAGCACAGCTCCAGTGGTGCAGGAATAATACCATTTAAAGAGAACACTCAAGAGCAGGAGACACCCCAAAAATGTATCTTCTTGTGCAATGGACTTTGCAAACAGAGATATTTCTTTGTGGGATTTCTTTCCCCTTCAGAACAAGGGTTTTGCTGTTTATTTCCTCCTATATGAGTGCTACCTGCTCAGCCATTTTGAGCAGCCCTACAATAATAAATCTGTTTGCACATGCAATGCAGGAGAAAAGTTTAATAAACAGAATTGAAATTTCAAGCTACTAAGGAGAAAAAGGGGGAGAGAAACCCTGCCTGTGAAAACTGAGAAACCTTTGTGACATGCTTTAGTGACCACTGGGAGAAAATAGGGATGCTTACACAATAAAACCTTCACCGAGTTCAGAACCCAAAGCAGGAGCGGCTTTCCAGTCTTTTGCAAACAGTGTGCGTGATGCACCTTGACAGTCAAAACTCCTGACAGGATTTTAGTTCATTCTCCTAGAGTCAGTACATTACATTACATCTTAGTAAGTCCTTTCAAAGGAGCTGAAGGGAGTTAGaccacacaactcccattgaaattcaattcCAGTTCAGTGGGAGATGAGCATCCGATTCCCCTACCTTTCCTTCAAAATCCCAACCTTAATCAAGAACATGTTTGCTATTGGACAGGGTTAGTAGTTTTGTGGGACGGGTGAGAGGAGTTGTCCCAGCCTGGGGACAGTGTGATTGTTCTTCTTTCTTATATATCTGGAATGCACTGTGTGAACAGAGGGGACTTGACAGAGAGTCGAAGCCCTGACATAGTGAATGAGACAGAATTGCAACCATTTTGGCATCTATTTAATATGCAGACTGGTGTTAACATCGGATTTGAGAATCAGTCTTGGAGCTTTCTTGGCGGAAGGATCAGAGAGAGAAGCTGAC encodes the following:
- the ZNF618 gene encoding zinc finger protein 618 isoform X2 → MSQPDSSAPEPAAAPGEQTTKMKLSPAARGVNEVTPLHLFQPKCICDQADESSSTGKRSSSSREHLKRSPKSPKAEGSDSVTSQSSPSEEPGTMTEVKVKTEIPDDYIQEVIWQDDTKDSKKNIKDGPGDVPAEICVVIGGVRNQQTLDGKAVEHSSPVGYTRNRYSGTWIFDHALRYTSGSYECGICGKKYKYYNCFQTHVRAHRDTEAASGEGASQGNNFRYTCDICGKKYKYYSCFQEHRDLHAVDVFSVEGAPENRADPYDQTVIAADEVKEEEPEPFQKIGPRMVLKYRDISVLFAAPTDTGSTTGLARKPFLLRFPAQFYNPKTGNYTCEFCGKQYKYYTPYQEHVALHAPIKFSRSPLFVAVKTQASQSGKKTPASIIRCSTLLHRSPSGIPPASQSQMFRAPNSGSPGSKATTESAFSRRVEGKAQNNFEETNSSSQNSSETASPLISNPFPLLQKPYTCGACGIQFQFYNNLLEHMQSHAADNENNIASNQPRSPLTVVEEKWKPQLQRNNANNTSASGSVANSAIPEKERQNIAERLLRVMCTDLGALSVVSGKEFIKLAQTLVDSGARYGAFSVTEILGNFNTLALKHLPRMYNQVKVKVTCALGSNACLGIGVTCHSQSVGPDSCYILTAYQVEGNHIKSYVLGIKGVDIRDNGDFIHHWVQNVMSEFVMSEIRTVYVTDCKVNSSAFSKAGMCLRCSACALNSVVQSVLSKRTLQARNMHEVIELLNVCEDLAGSTGLSKETFGSLEETSPPPCWNSVTDSLLLVHERYEQICEFYSRAKKMNLIQNLNKHLLSNLAAILAPVKQAVIELSNESRPTLQLVLPTYVKLEKLFTSKANDAGIVSKLCHLFLEALKENFKVHSAHKVAMILDPQQKLRPVPPYQHEEIIGKVCELINEVKESWAEEPEFEPSTKKPRAAGEAPPPQEEEQFGKNEVYDYLQEPLFQATPDLFQYWSCVTQKHTKLAKLAFWLLAVPAVGARSECVNMCEQALLIKRRRLLSPEDMNKLMFLKSNML
- the ZNF618 gene encoding zinc finger protein 618 isoform X5, which codes for MSQPDSSAPEPAAAPGEQTTKMKLSPAARGVNEVTPLHLFQPKCICDQADESSSTGKRSSSSREHLKRSPKSPKAEGSDSVTSQSSPSEEPGTMTEVKVKTEIPDDYIQEVIWQDDTKDSKKNIKDGPGDVPAEICVVIGGVRNQQTLDGKAVEHSSPVGYTRNRYSGTWIFDHALRYTSGSYECGICGKKYKYYNCFQTHVRAHRDTEAASGEGASQGNNFRYTCDICGKKYKYYSCFQEHRDLHAVDVFSVEGAPENRADPYDQTVIAADEVKEEEPEPFQKIGPTPTDTGSTTGLARKPFLLRFPAQFYNPKTGNYTCEFCGKQYKYYTPYQEHVALHAPIKFSRSPLFVAVKTQASQSGKKTPASIIRCSTLLHRSPSGIPPASQSQMFRAPNSGSPGSKATTAESAFSRRVEGKAQNNFEETNSSSQNSSETASPLISNPFPLLQKPYTCGACGIQFQFYNNLLEHMQSHAADNENNIASNQPRSPLTVVEEKWKPQLQRNNANNTSASGSVANSAIPEKERQNIAERLLRVMCTDLGALSVVSGKEFIKLAQTLVDSGARYGAFSVTEILGNFNTLALKHLPRMYNQVKVKVTCALGSNACLGIGVTCHSQSVGPDSCYILTAYQVEGNHIKSYVLGIKGVDIRDNGDFIHHWVQNVMSEFVMSEIRTVYVTDCKVNSSAFSKAGMCLRCSACALNSVVQSVLSKRTLQARNMHEVIELLNVCEDLAGSTGLSKETFGSLEETSPPPCWNSVTDSLLLVHERYEQICEFYSRAKKMNLIQNLNKHLLSNLAAILAPVKQAVIELSNESRPTLQLVLPTYVKLEKLFTSKANDAGIVSKLCHLFLEALKENFKVHSAHKVAMILDPQQKLRPVPPYQHEEIIGKVCELINEVKESWAEEPEFEPSTKKPRAAGEAPPPQEEEQFGKNEVYDYLQEPLFQATPDLFQYWSCVTQKHTKLAKLAFWLLAVPAVGARSECVNMCEQALLIKRRRLLSPEDMNKLMFLKSNML